In the genome of Pseudoglutamicibacter cumminsii, one region contains:
- the dprA gene encoding DNA-processing protein DprA, with the protein MVTTKASFEPERQARAGLSRVTEADDYPARLGVAVFGAVRLWELISGSVPSVEERERFSASVREAYGGTRQHQRHVTLEHALDRWESRREQSAPERDLAYITSQGGGFVIPGDPGWPEALNDLGQSTPYGLWWRGAQSIPTNTNECVAVVGTRDPTPYGEHVTREYTAEMAERGATIVSGGALGVDALAHHTALEHSTAPLATAVVLAGGVDRLYPAANRALLERIGKEHVIISEAAPGASPMRWRFLARNRIIAALSRGILVTEGRHRSGAISTAVHGLEIGRWVGAVPGPVTSATSAGPHRLIRDYPVELVSSGAELCNSLGFNNQTQPMLIPDATAGPQRLTDGLNPIEQRIVEALSPRTYRNLDEVFAIAGLSVPEAMPVLSQLHRRGLAVQRGHAWKRGKAPA; encoded by the coding sequence ATGGTGACCACCAAAGCTAGTTTTGAACCGGAACGTCAGGCGCGGGCAGGCCTCTCTCGTGTCACTGAAGCCGACGACTATCCAGCGCGGCTTGGAGTGGCTGTTTTCGGCGCCGTGCGGTTGTGGGAACTCATCTCAGGTTCCGTCCCCTCGGTGGAAGAGCGAGAACGGTTTAGTGCCTCTGTTCGCGAAGCCTACGGAGGAACACGTCAACACCAGCGCCACGTAACGCTGGAACATGCTCTAGACCGTTGGGAAAGCCGCCGAGAACAGAGCGCCCCTGAACGCGACCTCGCATACATCACTTCACAAGGTGGAGGCTTCGTCATCCCGGGAGATCCCGGATGGCCGGAAGCCCTGAACGATCTCGGCCAATCAACCCCATACGGACTCTGGTGGCGCGGTGCTCAGAGCATTCCTACCAACACGAATGAATGCGTTGCGGTCGTCGGTACGCGTGATCCCACACCATACGGAGAACATGTGACCCGTGAATACACGGCTGAGATGGCTGAGCGTGGTGCAACGATCGTATCGGGAGGCGCACTCGGAGTAGACGCCTTGGCACACCACACGGCACTTGAACATTCAACCGCTCCGCTCGCAACAGCCGTGGTTTTAGCCGGGGGAGTAGATCGTCTCTACCCGGCCGCGAATCGAGCGCTGCTGGAACGAATCGGGAAAGAACACGTCATCATTTCCGAAGCGGCGCCGGGGGCATCGCCCATGCGGTGGAGGTTCTTGGCTCGCAACCGCATCATCGCAGCACTGAGCCGTGGAATCCTCGTGACCGAAGGTCGTCATCGTTCAGGTGCGATTTCAACAGCAGTACATGGTCTGGAGATAGGCCGCTGGGTTGGAGCGGTACCAGGGCCCGTGACATCGGCAACCTCAGCCGGTCCGCACCGGCTCATCCGTGACTACCCTGTGGAGCTCGTTAGTTCTGGAGCCGAACTGTGCAACTCGCTAGGGTTCAACAACCAAACCCAGCCAATGCTCATTCCAGACGCAACGGCCGGCCCGCAACGTTTGACTGACGGTCTTAACCCCATCGAACAACGAATCGTAGAAGCACTGTCGCCACGCACCTACCGCAACCTGGATGAGGTCTTCGCGATAGCTGGTCTGTCAGTGCCTGAAGCGATGCCCGTTCTAAGCCAACTACACCGACGTGGTCTGGCCGTTCAAAGAGGGCACGCATGGAAACGCGGCAAAGCGCCAGCCTGA
- a CDS encoding YifB family Mg chelatase-like AAA ATPase: MNAVTAPQGTLRASRAKMHRAQERGLGSCLSIALVGLKGHKVEVQADIGNGLPGMTLLGLPDASLNEARDRVRSAARNVGIPLSARRIVINLIPAGLPKKGPGFDVAILVAAMAADGRISSPADTAYIGELGLDGSLRPFVGMLPAVLQARELGIKRIVVPAANAEEARLVPGIEVCSYNHVSALLADLGADVRHIVRPSKQVDSVSEPNERGQHQTVEGSGSVSEVPDMADVRGQATGRWALEVAAAGGHHLLLTGPPGAGKTMLAERLPGILPPLTDEEAMLTTSVHSLSGETVSGLMKVAPFQAPHHTSSAAALVGGGSGIPRPGAASRAHGGVLFLDEAPEFQARTLDALREPLESGVITLHRSAGVATYPARFQLIMAANPCPCGKEGSACECPALTKRRYWARMSGPLLDRVDIRVNVPAARLASLLANDAEESSACIRQRVERARASARKRWRSVMDKADHPASHATGSLTNASVPASVLRSHKFRPSGAAAKELLAISMHSGLTGRGLDRVLRISWTLADLAGRDLPSPDDIAAAVHLRGTPEAFN; this comes from the coding sequence ATGAACGCGGTAACGGCACCTCAAGGCACACTGCGAGCATCGCGGGCGAAAATGCACCGGGCCCAGGAACGGGGACTGGGTTCGTGTCTCAGCATCGCTTTGGTGGGTTTGAAAGGCCACAAGGTTGAGGTCCAAGCCGACATCGGTAACGGCTTGCCAGGTATGACTCTTCTCGGACTTCCCGACGCGAGCCTCAACGAAGCGCGCGATCGTGTCCGGTCAGCGGCCCGCAACGTCGGCATCCCGCTGAGTGCGCGCCGCATCGTGATCAACCTGATCCCAGCGGGCTTACCCAAGAAAGGCCCGGGTTTCGATGTAGCGATCCTGGTCGCAGCGATGGCTGCAGACGGACGTATCTCATCGCCTGCGGATACCGCATACATCGGTGAACTGGGGCTTGACGGCTCGCTCAGGCCATTCGTCGGAATGTTGCCCGCGGTGCTTCAGGCCCGTGAACTAGGGATCAAACGCATCGTCGTCCCTGCCGCCAACGCAGAAGAAGCCCGTCTGGTCCCGGGCATTGAAGTCTGCAGCTACAACCATGTCAGTGCTCTGCTGGCGGACTTGGGTGCTGACGTGCGGCACATCGTGAGGCCGAGCAAGCAAGTGGACAGCGTGTCAGAGCCTAACGAGCGGGGCCAGCATCAGACTGTCGAAGGAAGCGGTAGCGTTTCTGAGGTTCCGGATATGGCTGATGTCCGTGGTCAAGCGACTGGGCGATGGGCGCTTGAAGTTGCCGCTGCAGGCGGACACCACCTCTTGCTGACGGGGCCTCCGGGCGCAGGTAAAACGATGCTTGCGGAGAGGCTACCCGGTATTCTTCCGCCGTTGACAGACGAGGAAGCCATGCTCACCACGAGCGTGCATTCGCTGTCTGGAGAGACCGTTTCAGGCTTGATGAAGGTTGCGCCGTTCCAGGCCCCGCACCACACTTCGAGTGCGGCCGCGCTGGTGGGCGGAGGGTCAGGCATACCTCGTCCAGGGGCGGCGTCCCGGGCACACGGTGGAGTCTTGTTCTTGGATGAAGCGCCAGAATTTCAGGCCCGCACTCTCGATGCTCTGCGTGAACCCCTTGAGTCAGGAGTTATTACCTTGCATCGTTCGGCCGGGGTAGCGACGTATCCGGCACGTTTCCAGCTCATCATGGCGGCTAATCCTTGCCCATGCGGGAAGGAAGGTTCTGCTTGCGAATGCCCGGCGCTCACGAAACGACGGTACTGGGCCCGCATGTCGGGGCCGCTGCTAGACCGAGTGGATATTCGCGTCAACGTTCCTGCCGCGCGCTTGGCATCCCTTCTAGCGAACGATGCAGAGGAAAGCTCAGCGTGCATAAGGCAACGAGTCGAAAGAGCCAGAGCCTCTGCGCGCAAAAGGTGGCGGAGCGTGATGGATAAGGCGGATCACCCAGCATCGCACGCTACCGGATCTCTAACCAACGCATCTGTGCCTGCCTCGGTTTTGAGGTCTCACAAGTTTCGACCTTCAGGTGCAGCGGCAAAAGAGCTCTTAGCTATCAGCATGCATAGTGGGCTGACTGGCCGAGGACTGGACCGCGTACTCAGGATTTCGTGGACACTCGCTGACCTCGCAGGAAGGGACCTACCCAGTCCAGATGATATTGCAGCGGCCGTACACCTGCGAGGCACACCGGAGGCATTCAACTGA
- a CDS encoding YraN family protein has product MASRQADNHSAQDRAQLDSVQRDTTQLEIAQLRTELGRRGEEFAAGWCHENGIIVLDRNWRGSHGELDIVGYDPAAQQLVALEVKTRSGTGYGLPAEAVTLPKFERLQRLIWEYAQGREYVEAIGTAQGGTRVDVLGIVWPRKASAPASVEYYREVTGA; this is encoded by the coding sequence ATGGCATCGAGGCAGGCTGACAATCACAGCGCCCAAGACCGCGCCCAACTGGACTCAGTGCAACGGGACACCACGCAACTGGAAATAGCCCAGCTGCGTACTGAGTTGGGGCGGCGCGGTGAAGAGTTCGCGGCGGGCTGGTGTCACGAAAACGGGATCATCGTGCTCGATCGTAACTGGCGTGGGAGTCACGGCGAACTGGACATCGTGGGTTATGACCCTGCTGCGCAACAGTTGGTCGCGCTTGAGGTCAAGACTCGCTCGGGGACCGGGTATGGCCTACCCGCTGAAGCCGTGACGTTACCCAAGTTTGAACGTCTGCAAAGGCTTATTTGGGAGTATGCCCAAGGTAGGGAATACGTCGAGGCTATCGGCACGGCACAAGGCGGAACTCGGGTCGATGTCTTGGGCATCGTCTGGCCACGAAAAGCATCAGCCCCTGCTTCAGTCGAGTACTACCGAGAGGTGACTGGAGCATGA
- a CDS encoding DUF2469 domain-containing protein: protein MSDEEIEKFETQAELNLYREYRDVVGLFSYVVETERRFYLANHVELETLTSNGEIYFAITLTDAWVWDVYRPQRFVKSVKVITFKDVNVEELSKPDLFKGEELPGTQGES, encoded by the coding sequence ATGAGCGATGAAGAGATCGAAAAGTTTGAGACCCAAGCGGAGCTGAACCTCTACCGCGAATACCGCGACGTTGTGGGCCTGTTTTCCTATGTCGTGGAGACGGAACGTAGGTTCTATCTAGCGAACCACGTCGAGCTCGAGACCCTGACTTCCAACGGTGAAATCTATTTCGCGATAACGCTGACCGACGCGTGGGTGTGGGACGTGTACCGGCCGCAAAGGTTCGTGAAATCGGTCAAAGTCATCACGTTCAAGGACGTGAACGTCGAAGAGCTTTCTAAACCGGATCTATTCAAAGGCGAAGAGCTTCCTGGGACGCAGGGCGAATCCTAA
- a CDS encoding ribonuclease HII, with product MPDLEVEKGLVAPCQLIVAVDEVGRGALAGPVTVGLTFVAPHECGPHPEGLGDSKDVTPARREALVPLIRDWVAAWGVGSASPEEIDRFGIVAALRLAGQRAYIEALQQLADDPAAGEAPIVILLDGVHDWLSTPEPDLFSDLATDAESDSASEADALDGLDLPPVITRAKADRDCASVSAASILAKTHRDSVMVELSKAHPQYGWDTNKGYGSAKHRAAILEHGATDNHRRTWKLL from the coding sequence GTGCCTGACCTCGAGGTAGAAAAAGGCTTGGTGGCGCCTTGCCAGTTGATTGTGGCAGTCGACGAGGTGGGCAGGGGCGCGCTTGCAGGCCCGGTTACTGTGGGGCTCACGTTCGTAGCGCCACACGAATGTGGCCCGCATCCCGAAGGGCTCGGGGACTCGAAAGACGTTACTCCCGCTCGGCGTGAGGCACTCGTACCGTTGATCCGGGATTGGGTCGCGGCGTGGGGCGTCGGCAGTGCAAGCCCAGAAGAGATTGACCGTTTCGGGATCGTGGCGGCACTGAGGCTCGCTGGACAGCGAGCCTACATTGAGGCACTGCAACAGCTCGCTGACGATCCAGCGGCGGGTGAGGCCCCCATCGTTATTTTGCTTGACGGGGTGCATGACTGGCTCAGCACACCAGAACCCGACCTGTTTAGCGACCTTGCAACGGACGCGGAGTCCGACTCGGCTTCTGAGGCTGATGCGCTGGACGGCTTGGACCTGCCGCCCGTGATCACGCGGGCTAAAGCGGACCGCGATTGCGCATCGGTGTCTGCAGCGAGCATCCTCGCAAAGACGCATCGCGATAGTGTCATGGTAGAACTATCGAAGGCTCATCCTCAGTATGGATGGGATACAAACAAGGGATACGGGTCAGCGAAACACCGAGCCGCGATCCTGGAACATGGAGCGACCGACAACCATCGGCGCACATGGAAGTTGTTATGA
- the lepB gene encoding signal peptidase I, which produces MKRFSDEEPQVDLDENEGEVREHKKRGVWGSVREILLTVVIALAVSIVIKTFLFRAFVIPSTSMQNTLLVNDRVFVNQLFPQPFDLERGNVIVFKDDEKWLPELPQAAQPNAFEKALTFVGLRPVDGTQHLIKRIIGLPGDTVECCTASGKISVNGVEITEPYLYPGDKPSEVPFKVTVPKDHLWVLGDHRSDSGDSRYHTDKNNGMVSMDSVVGRADFIAWPLDRWGGVANPEGAFDAVPDREPKE; this is translated from the coding sequence GTGAAGAGATTCAGTGACGAAGAACCCCAGGTCGACCTCGACGAGAACGAGGGTGAGGTGCGCGAGCATAAGAAGCGTGGCGTCTGGGGTTCTGTCCGGGAGATCCTCCTCACCGTCGTGATCGCGCTCGCGGTCTCGATTGTGATTAAGACGTTCCTATTCAGGGCCTTTGTCATCCCATCAACGTCGATGCAGAACACGTTACTGGTTAACGACCGCGTGTTTGTGAATCAGCTGTTCCCTCAGCCGTTCGATCTTGAACGCGGTAACGTCATTGTTTTCAAAGATGATGAGAAGTGGTTGCCGGAGCTTCCACAAGCGGCGCAGCCGAACGCTTTCGAGAAGGCGTTGACTTTCGTGGGCCTGCGGCCAGTTGACGGTACGCAACACCTCATTAAGCGCATCATCGGGCTTCCGGGTGACACGGTCGAGTGTTGTACGGCTAGCGGAAAGATTTCCGTCAATGGGGTCGAGATTACCGAGCCGTACTTGTACCCGGGGGACAAGCCTTCCGAGGTGCCATTCAAGGTCACGGTTCCGAAGGATCATCTGTGGGTCTTGGGCGATCACCGCTCGGATTCCGGGGATTCGCGCTATCACACCGATAAAAACAACGGCATGGTTTCGATGGACTCCGTGGTGGGGCGCGCAGATTTCATTGCGTGGCCGTTGGACCGTTGGGGCGGGGTAGCGAACCCGGAAGGCGCCTTCGACGCAGTTCCTGACCGCGAGCCGAAAGAGTAG
- the rplS gene encoding 50S ribosomal protein L19, translating to MNLLDSLDAKSLRNDIPDFAPGDTVKVHVNIIEGKNSRVQVFQGYVLARQGGGVRETFKVRKVSFGVGVERTFPVHSPVIDKIEVVSRGDVRRAKLYYMRDRHGKAARIREKREGAK from the coding sequence ATGAATCTTCTTGATTCTCTCGATGCCAAGAGCCTTCGTAACGACATCCCGGATTTCGCGCCGGGTGACACCGTCAAGGTTCACGTAAACATCATCGAAGGTAAGAACTCCCGTGTTCAGGTTTTCCAGGGCTACGTTCTGGCTCGCCAGGGTGGCGGCGTTCGCGAAACCTTCAAGGTTCGCAAGGTTTCCTTCGGCGTAGGTGTTGAGCGTACCTTCCCGGTTCACTCCCCAGTCATCGACAAGATTGAGGTCGTGTCCCGTGGTGACGTTCGCCGCGCCAAGCTGTACTACATGCGCGACCGCCACGGTAAGGCAGCTCGTATCCGCGAGAAGCGCGAGGGCGCAAAGTAA
- the trmD gene encoding tRNA (guanosine(37)-N1)-methyltransferase TrmD, which yields MRIDIITIFPEFFETLDISLIGKAKQRGLIDVHVHDLRSYTYDRHRTVDDTPYGGGAGMVMKPEPWGEALTHVLDDAGVEASNPPLLLVPSPAGQVFGQPTAHAWAEEPHIVFACGRYEGIDERVIEWARERFRVVPFSLGDYVLNGGEVATMAVIEAVVRLVPGMVGNPESLIEESHSVAGDALLEYPVYTKPAVWEGREAPTVLLSGDHAKVARARRDWQLERTSERRPDLIERLTTDALDKQDKATLASLGWNLEGNHPTRSEN from the coding sequence ATGCGCATCGACATCATCACGATCTTCCCCGAGTTCTTCGAAACTCTCGACATTTCACTGATCGGCAAAGCCAAGCAGCGCGGTCTCATTGACGTCCATGTTCACGACCTCCGGTCATACACATACGACCGACACAGGACAGTCGATGACACCCCGTACGGCGGAGGTGCGGGCATGGTTATGAAGCCTGAACCGTGGGGAGAGGCGCTGACTCACGTCCTTGATGACGCTGGCGTTGAAGCAAGCAATCCGCCTTTGTTGCTCGTGCCGTCACCCGCGGGGCAAGTCTTCGGCCAACCAACTGCACACGCCTGGGCTGAAGAGCCCCACATCGTGTTCGCATGCGGGCGCTACGAAGGCATCGATGAGCGCGTCATCGAATGGGCGCGTGAACGCTTCCGTGTGGTTCCGTTCTCGTTGGGCGACTACGTACTCAACGGCGGGGAAGTAGCGACAATGGCGGTGATCGAAGCCGTCGTGCGTCTAGTTCCCGGGATGGTGGGCAACCCGGAATCGCTCATTGAGGAAAGCCACTCGGTCGCAGGCGATGCGCTGCTCGAATACCCGGTCTACACTAAGCCTGCGGTGTGGGAGGGGCGCGAAGCCCCAACAGTATTGCTGAGCGGGGACCACGCCAAGGTAGCGAGGGCTCGTCGCGACTGGCAGCTTGAACGTACAAGCGAACGTCGACCAGACCTCATCGAGAGGCTCACCACCGATGCTCTGGACAAACAAGACAAAGCAACACTCGCATCGTTGGGGTGGAATCTTGAAGGAAACCACCCGACTCGCTCAGAAAACTGA
- the rimM gene encoding ribosome maturation factor RimM (Essential for efficient processing of 16S rRNA) codes for MDVKVARIGKPHGIRGEVTVHVLTDDPETRFARGARLLTDPESNGPLTVKSARWNKRILLLGFDEVSDRNRAEELRGTMLYVEAEESSDDAWFEHDLVGLSVVVEGETIGKVSALHTGPAQDLLEVTLNDGSEALLPLVEDIIPEIDLDAATVIATPPPGLLELDSGDQ; via the coding sequence ATGGACGTAAAAGTTGCGCGCATCGGCAAGCCGCATGGTATTCGCGGTGAGGTTACAGTTCACGTTCTTACTGACGACCCGGAAACGCGTTTCGCGCGGGGAGCTCGCTTGCTGACGGATCCGGAATCGAACGGCCCACTCACCGTGAAATCAGCCCGGTGGAACAAACGCATCCTGTTGCTTGGATTTGATGAAGTCTCCGACCGCAACCGTGCCGAAGAGCTTCGCGGGACCATGCTTTACGTCGAAGCGGAAGAATCCAGCGACGACGCGTGGTTTGAACACGACCTCGTTGGTCTTAGTGTTGTCGTCGAGGGCGAGACCATCGGCAAGGTGTCGGCATTGCACACCGGGCCTGCGCAGGATTTGCTTGAGGTCACGCTCAACGACGGCTCTGAGGCTCTGCTACCGCTCGTTGAGGACATCATCCCGGAGATCGATCTCGACGCGGCAACGGTGATCGCGACCCCGCCTCCTGGCCTGCTTGAGCTTGACAGCGGCGACCAGTAA
- a CDS encoding RNA-binding protein, whose protein sequence is MLEDALDHLVSGIVDNPDDVDVRRRSGRRHDVLQVRVNPEDLGRVIGRQGRTAKALRAVIGALPGGDEVRVDVVDTDRQR, encoded by the coding sequence ATGCTTGAAGACGCACTTGATCACTTGGTGTCCGGGATTGTAGACAACCCGGATGACGTCGATGTCCGCCGTCGCTCAGGCCGCCGACACGACGTGTTGCAGGTACGTGTTAACCCAGAGGACCTTGGTCGTGTGATCGGCCGGCAGGGACGCACCGCGAAAGCGTTGCGCGCTGTTATCGGTGCTTTGCCAGGTGGCGATGAGGTCCGAGTGGACGTCGTAGACACCGACCGACAACGCTAA
- the rpsP gene encoding 30S ribosomal protein S16 has protein sequence MAVKIRLKRMGKIRQPHYRIVVIDGRAKRDGRPIEEIGTYNPMTNPSTIKVESERAQYWLGVGAQPSDRVLSILKLTGDWQKFKGIEGQEGSVKYPEPKPEFVAPDKGSVILPEATTPKKSKADAEEAPAEEAAEAAEEPAETEEA, from the coding sequence GTGGCCGTTAAGATTCGCCTGAAGCGGATGGGCAAAATCCGCCAGCCTCACTACCGCATCGTCGTCATCGATGGTCGCGCAAAGCGCGACGGCCGTCCGATCGAGGAAATCGGTACGTACAACCCAATGACCAACCCATCGACCATCAAGGTTGAGTCTGAGCGTGCTCAGTACTGGCTCGGCGTTGGTGCACAGCCATCGGATCGTGTTCTCTCGATCCTCAAGCTGACCGGTGACTGGCAGAAGTTCAAGGGCATCGAGGGTCAGGAAGGCTCGGTCAAGTACCCAGAGCCTAAGCCTGAGTTCGTTGCACCAGACAAGGGTTCGGTCATCCTCCCGGAGGCAACCACCCCTAAGAAGTCGAAGGCAGACGCTGAAGAAGCTCCAGCTGAGGAAGCAGCGGAGGCTGCTGAAGAGCCAGCTGAGACTGAAGAAGCCTGA
- a CDS encoding DUF308 domain-containing protein: protein MSERTFSDSADGPAGELAGRDAGASQYGVSLLGPAVLTGVDTPEMGGPGTRWLEDAVLLDSPSAGSRSVFSGSRAMMLLSAYPADTREAETGIVVSLRLWAAGSQDVAGEAKPMVEWDSASNARLKAVAGLADSVGVEAITQAEEYLSEVAELASAAADAPSGRAAELVRAPLEEALTLLGQDPKWVALALGLSAPHGVHVVEAAKENAHQRASREALNEARESVAEASRGASVAAPGAETWRSRHPIPAILLSVLWIALAVVVLMFRPLTLVWLNYVVAFALGLDAVVGLIAAFAGLKAKKARAQQGSDGPLGKGHVK, encoded by the coding sequence GTGAGCGAGCGTACATTCTCGGATTCTGCTGACGGTCCCGCGGGGGAGCTCGCGGGCCGTGACGCGGGTGCGTCGCAGTACGGCGTGTCATTGCTGGGCCCTGCGGTTTTGACGGGTGTGGATACGCCTGAAATGGGCGGTCCTGGCACCCGTTGGCTTGAAGATGCGGTTTTGCTTGACTCGCCCTCGGCGGGTTCACGCTCTGTCTTCTCGGGGTCGCGGGCGATGATGCTGCTTTCGGCTTATCCTGCTGATACCCGAGAAGCTGAAACCGGCATCGTCGTCTCTTTGCGCTTGTGGGCTGCTGGATCCCAGGATGTAGCGGGTGAGGCGAAGCCAATGGTTGAGTGGGATAGCGCATCTAATGCGCGCCTGAAGGCCGTTGCTGGACTTGCTGATTCAGTGGGTGTGGAAGCTATAACCCAAGCGGAGGAGTATCTCAGCGAGGTTGCAGAGTTAGCTTCGGCGGCGGCTGATGCACCGAGCGGTCGGGCAGCAGAGCTTGTGCGAGCACCTCTCGAGGAAGCCCTGACGTTGCTGGGCCAGGACCCGAAGTGGGTTGCGCTCGCGCTCGGGCTTTCCGCTCCACACGGCGTTCATGTTGTTGAAGCCGCTAAAGAGAACGCTCATCAACGAGCGAGCCGAGAAGCCTTGAACGAGGCGCGTGAAAGCGTGGCTGAGGCGTCGCGCGGAGCTTCGGTTGCAGCTCCGGGTGCCGAGACTTGGCGTAGCCGCCACCCGATTCCGGCGATCCTGTTGTCCGTCTTGTGGATCGCGTTGGCCGTCGTCGTGTTGATGTTTAGACCGTTGACGCTTGTGTGGCTCAATTACGTTGTCGCTTTCGCGTTAGGGCTCGACGCGGTGGTCGGCTTGATCGCGGCGTTTGCGGGCCTGAAAGCTAAGAAAGCGCGCGCTCAGCAAGGATCTGACGGCCCCCTAGGGAAAGGTCATGTGAAGTGA
- the ffh gene encoding signal recognition particle protein: MFNSLTERLTSTFRNLRGKGRLSEADVDGTVREIRRALLDADVAVSVAREFAANVKERALSAEVSEALNPAQQVVKIVNEQLVEVLGGQTRRLEFAKTGPTIIMLAGLQGAGKTTLAGKLAKWLASEGHTPLLVAADLQRPNAVTQLQVVGQRAGVPVYAPHPGVQSEFEEVTGDPVVVARNGVSEARQKQHDVVIVDTAGRLGVDAELMQQARNIRDAISPNEVLFVIDAMIGQDAVATAQAFNEGVDFTGVVLSKLDGDARGGAALSVASVTGKPIMFASTGENVGDFEVFHPDRMASRILDMGDVMTLIEQAERTWDKAEAERMAKKFADQEDFTLDDFLAQMQQIKKMGSMKKMLALMPNMGIDKRQLEQFDDSQADRVEAIVRSMTPHERAAPKIINGSRRARIARGSGVSVSEVNQLLERFTQAQKMMKRMAAQGAMPGIPGGRAARRKGAANKKRGKKYGNPARAAAAARGEKVQGHKQSGASFAKNQELKPEDLKLPKGFEKFLR, translated from the coding sequence GTGTTCAATTCTCTAACAGAGCGCCTCACCTCGACGTTCCGGAATCTGCGGGGTAAGGGCCGTCTTTCGGAAGCCGATGTTGACGGTACCGTCCGTGAGATCCGGCGTGCACTGCTGGACGCGGACGTCGCCGTCTCGGTTGCGCGCGAGTTCGCGGCCAACGTTAAGGAGCGCGCGCTTTCGGCTGAGGTTTCTGAGGCGCTGAACCCTGCCCAGCAGGTCGTGAAGATCGTCAACGAGCAGCTCGTTGAGGTTTTGGGTGGCCAGACTCGCCGTCTTGAGTTCGCGAAGACCGGCCCGACCATCATCATGTTGGCTGGTTTGCAGGGTGCCGGTAAGACGACGTTGGCCGGTAAGTTGGCCAAGTGGCTTGCGTCTGAGGGGCACACTCCGTTGCTTGTGGCCGCTGACTTGCAGCGACCGAACGCGGTGACCCAGCTTCAGGTTGTTGGTCAGCGTGCGGGTGTTCCTGTTTACGCTCCGCACCCTGGTGTGCAGTCGGAGTTCGAAGAGGTTACGGGTGACCCGGTTGTGGTTGCGCGTAACGGTGTTTCTGAGGCTCGTCAGAAGCAGCACGATGTGGTGATCGTCGATACCGCGGGTCGCCTTGGTGTTGATGCCGAGCTGATGCAGCAGGCCCGCAATATTCGTGACGCGATCTCGCCGAACGAAGTCCTGTTTGTGATCGATGCGATGATCGGTCAGGACGCCGTGGCTACTGCACAGGCGTTCAACGAGGGCGTTGACTTCACCGGTGTCGTTTTGTCGAAGCTTGATGGCGATGCGCGTGGTGGCGCCGCACTGTCTGTTGCTTCGGTGACGGGTAAGCCGATCATGTTCGCGTCGACGGGTGAGAACGTCGGCGACTTCGAGGTTTTCCACCCTGACCGTATGGCTTCGCGCATCCTGGATATGGGCGACGTCATGACCCTGATCGAGCAGGCCGAGCGCACGTGGGATAAGGCTGAGGCCGAGCGCATGGCTAAGAAGTTCGCCGATCAGGAGGACTTCACGCTCGATGACTTCTTGGCTCAGATGCAGCAGATCAAGAAGATGGGCTCGATGAAGAAGATGCTGGCGTTGATGCCGAACATGGGTATCGATAAGCGTCAGCTTGAGCAGTTCGATGATTCGCAGGCGGATCGCGTCGAGGCGATTGTTCGTTCGATGACTCCGCATGAGCGCGCTGCTCCTAAGATCATCAACGGTTCGCGTCGTGCACGTATCGCCCGTGGTTCGGGCGTTTCGGTGTCTGAGGTGAACCAGTTGCTTGAGCGTTTCACTCAGGCTCAGAAGATGATGAAGCGTATGGCCGCTCAGGGCGCGATGCCGGGTATTCCTGGTGGTCGTGCTGCACGCCGCAAGGGGGCGGCGAACAAGAAGCGCGGTAAGAAGTACGGCAACCCGGCACGCGCGGCCGCTGCTGCGCGTGGCGAGAAGGTTCAAGGCCATAAGCAGTCTGGGGCTTCGTTCGCTAAGAATCAGGAACTCAAGCCTGAGGATTTGAAGCTCCCTAAGGGCTTCGAGAAGTTTTTGCGGTGA